Proteins from a genomic interval of Trifolium pratense cultivar HEN17-A07 linkage group LG6, ARS_RC_1.1, whole genome shotgun sequence:
- the LOC123889736 gene encoding probable indole-3-pyruvate monooxygenase YUCCA8, whose product MENLFRLADHEDFFSRRCIWVNGPVIIGAGPSGLATAACLREQGVPFVVLERADCIASLWQRRTYDRLKLHLPKQFCQLPNLPFPDDFPEYPSKKQFINYLETYANKFEINPQFNECVQSAKYDETSGLWRVKTNEVEYICRWLVVATGENAERVTPEIEGLSEFKGEVVHACDYKSGENFTGKKVLVVGCGNSGMELSLDLSNHHALPSMVCRSSVHVLPREIFGISTFELAVMMLKWLPLWIVDKLLLILTWFILGDMEKYGIKRPSMGPLQLKNTEGKTPVLNIGTLEKIRSGDINVVPGIKRFNNNEVELVNGEKLDIDAVVLATGYRSNVPSWLQEGEFFSKNGYPKMPFPHGWKGNSGLYAVGFTKRGLSGVSSDAVKIAQDIGKVWKHETKQKKQRNTACHRRCISQF is encoded by the exons ATGGAGAATTTATTTCGCCTAGCGGATCACGAAGACTTTTTTTCACGCCGTTGCATTTGGGTCAATGGACCTGTGATCATAGGCGCAGGTCCATCTGGCCTAGCAACAGCTGCATGTCTTCGAGAACAAGGAGTACCCTTCGTTGTTCTCGAAAGAGCTGATTGTATAGCATCACTATGGCAAAGAAGAACATATGATAGATTAAAACTTCATCTCCCAAAACAATTCTGTCAACTACCTAACCTTCCATTCCCTGATGATTTCCCTGAATACCCTTCAAAGAAACagttcataaactaccttgaaactTATGCTAACAAATTCGAAATCAACCCGCAATTCAACGAGTGTGTTCAATCTGCTAAATATGATGAAACAAGTGGATTGTGGAGAGTTAAAACCAATGAAGTTGAGTATATTTGTAGGTGGTTAGTTGTTGCTACCGGCGAAAATGCTGAGCGTGTTACTCCCGAAATTGAAGGACTTTCTGAATTCAAAGGTGAAGTTGTTCATGCTTGTGATTACAAGTCAGGGGAAAATTTCACAGGAAAGAAAGTTCTTGTTGTTGGATGTGGAAATTCTGGAATGGAACTCTCACTTGATCTTAGCAATCATCATGCTTTACCTTCAATGGTTTGTCGCAGCTCG GTTCATGTCTTACCAAGAGAAATATTTGGAATATCAACTTTTGAATTAGCAGTTATGATGCTAAAATGGTTACCACTTTGGATTGTTGACAAGCTTCTTTTGATCTTGACATGGTTTATTTTGGGTGATATGGAAAAATATGGTATCAAAAGACCTTCAATGGGTCCTTTACAGTTGAAGAACACAGAAGGAAAAACACCAGTTTTGAATATTGGTACTCTGGAGAAAATTAGATCCGGCGATATAAACGTTGTTCCTGGAATCAAAAGGTTTAATAATAATGAAGTTGAACTTGTTAATGGTGAAAAGCTTGATATTGATGCAGTTGTTCTTGCTACTGGTTACCGCAGCAATGTCCCTTCTTGGCTTCAG GAAGGTGAATTTTTCTCAAAGAATGGATACCCAAAAATGCCATTTCCACATGGATGGAAAGGAAATTCAGGGCTTTATGCAGTAGGGTTTACAAAGAGAGGGCTTTCTGGTGTTTCATCTGATGCTGTTAAAATTGCACAAGATATTGGAAAAGTTTGGAAACATGAGACAAAACAAAAGAAGCAACGCAACACTGCTTGTCATAGACGTTGCATTTCACAATTCTAA
- the LOC123892751 gene encoding photosystem I reaction center subunit IV, chloroplastic-like gives MASCNMALAASRFVLSPNNVSTNTNTNSLASRINMVMYPTTKNTNSRLVLRAAEEGGATPTETATPPVEGEAAPKPKPPTIGPKRGAKVKILREESYWFNNIGSVVAVDQDPKTRYPVVVRFNKVNYANVSTNNYALNEIEEIK, from the exons ATGGCTAGTTGTAACATGGCATTAGCAGCTTCAAGGTTTGTGTTGTCACCTAATAATGTTTCAACCAACACAAACACCAACTCATTAGCATCAAGAATCAATATGGTAATGTACCCTACAACAAAGAACACCAATTCTAGACTTGTTTTGAGGGCAGCTGAGGAGGGTGGCGCAACACCAACTGAAACAGCCACACCACCTGTTGAAGGTGAGGCAGCTCCAAAACCCAAGCCACCAACCATTGGCCCCAAAAGAGGTGCTAAG GTTAAGATTCTTAGAGAAGAATCCTACTGGTTCAATAACATTGGTTCAGTTGTTGCTGTTGATCAG GATCCAAAGACGCGCTACCCAGTTGTGGTTCGATTCAACAAAGTTAACTATGCCAATGTATCTACAAACAACTATGCTTTGAATGAGATTGAAGAAATCAAATGA